The sequence GGTGGAATGTCTCGATGGACATTATGAGAGAAAGGCAGTATTGCTGTCCGCAACGCTACCCCACCTAGAACGTTTCACCAAAAACATCGATCCTGAACGACCGGCACGATCCACTTTTCTTAGCAGTCCGGTGGGTTCGTACGGGATGAAACGCTCGCATCGGTTGCCGCTCTCCAACAGTTCTTCATGAACAAGACGATTCCTCCTCCCACAACCCATCACGCTGAGCTATCCAGTCAGCCGAATAGCCAGCGGTCTACCCCGCAGCCCGGTCTCGATCGTGATATGCCAGATCGCGATATGTCACGCGCCGATCCTGGGCCCCCCGACGCGTCCAAGCCAGCGGCTACCCTAGAAAAACTTACTGACTCGAAGCCCAATGTGCCCAGAACTTCCACTCGCGCGTCGGCCTGGGAACCGCTGCGTCATCCGCTTTTCCGCATGTTTTGGCTCGCGTCGCTGGCGTCCAACCTGGGCACCTGGATTCACGAAGTCGGTGCGGGCTGGTTGATGACGATGCTGGACGCGAGCCCCGAAATGGTGGCTTCCGTTCGCACTTCGATGACACTACCGATTGTCTTCCTGGCGATCCCAGCTGGTGTGCTGGCGGACCGGATCGACAAGCGAAAGCTCTTGATGATGACCCAAGGGTTATTGTTGGCGGTGACGGCCGCTTTGGCGGTGTTGACGTTCACTGACCATATCAGTGCCTGGGGATTGCTAGCATTGACCTTTGTGATGGGCCTGGGAATGGTTATCCATGTGCCGACTTGGCAAGCCGCGATTCCTGAATTGGTGCCACGGTCCCAAATTCCGCAAGCGGTTGGCCTGGGCAGCATCAGCTTCAATCTTGCCCGTACCCTCGGCCCCGCCTTGGGTGGGGTATTAATCGCGATACTGGGTTTGTGGAGCACATTCGCGTTCAACGCCTTCACGTTTGCGTGCGTGATTGCGGTCCTGAGCACCTGGAAAAGAACCACCATCGAAGATAGCCGCGGACGTTCGTTCTGGGCGTCCACCCGCCAAGGGGTCCGCTTCGTGGCTCGCCATGCGGTGATGCGAAACGTGATGCTCGGCGTCGCCCTGTTTGTCATCCCCGGTAGCGTGCTGTGGTCGTTGTTGCCGCTGTACGCCAAAACCCAACTGGGATGGGGAGCTCAAGGTTTCGGCGTGATGGTCGCTTGCGTGGGCGCCGGAGCCGTCGTCGGCGCGTCGATCCTGCCGCGTTTACGCCATCGTTTCGGATCCGACCGATTGGTTGCCGCCGCAATGAGTCTGTACGCGGGCGGCTTGATTGCAATGAGTTTTGCCCCACGCTGGCAGTTTCTATTGCCATGCATCGTGCTGATGGGCGCGGGCTGGATGGCCACCCTGACGACCCTGACCGCTACGGCTCAAATCACGCTGCCGCCCCGCCTGCGTGCTCGCGGAATGGGTTGTTACCTGACCATGATGGCAGGCTCCATGGCGTTTGGCTCGCTGACCTGGGGACAAATCGCGGGAGCCATTGGGATCGAAGGCGCTCTGCTAACAAGTGGGGCGGTCATGCTATTGACCGCCGCAATCGGCTTGCTGTTCCCACTTTCAACTCGACTAGACGACTAGTGACATGCGACGCCCATTCGCTTGCGACGACGATTAGCTTGCTCAGTAGAAATGTCAAACGTCACTTGAGCCGTCCAAGGCTGGCTTCGCTTGGAAGCGAATTCCCCGGGTCCCTAAGACTTGGTAGGCGATCGATCACAACAGATAGGTTCCATGGGTGACCGCGGCCAGTTGGATCGATCACCGCGAACGCGACGTGTTTCACGGTCGATCGCCGCATGGATACTTCCGACCGAGCAACGCAAATGTTC is a genomic window of Neorhodopirellula lusitana containing:
- a CDS encoding MFS transporter, which produces MNKTIPPPTTHHAELSSQPNSQRSTPQPGLDRDMPDRDMSRADPGPPDASKPAATLEKLTDSKPNVPRTSTRASAWEPLRHPLFRMFWLASLASNLGTWIHEVGAGWLMTMLDASPEMVASVRTSMTLPIVFLAIPAGVLADRIDKRKLLMMTQGLLLAVTAALAVLTFTDHISAWGLLALTFVMGLGMVIHVPTWQAAIPELVPRSQIPQAVGLGSISFNLARTLGPALGGVLIAILGLWSTFAFNAFTFACVIAVLSTWKRTTIEDSRGRSFWASTRQGVRFVARHAVMRNVMLGVALFVIPGSVLWSLLPLYAKTQLGWGAQGFGVMVACVGAGAVVGASILPRLRHRFGSDRLVAAAMSLYAGGLIAMSFAPRWQFLLPCIVLMGAGWMATLTTLTATAQITLPPRLRARGMGCYLTMMAGSMAFGSLTWGQIAGAIGIEGALLTSGAVMLLTAAIGLLFPLSTRLDD